A genomic region of Sander lucioperca isolate FBNREF2018 chromosome 6, SLUC_FBN_1.2, whole genome shotgun sequence contains the following coding sequences:
- the zmat1 gene encoding zinc finger matrin-type protein 1 isoform X2 has protein sequence MNKESTAPQRTMTTNKNHFCELCNMVFSSHVVARSHYEGKVHAKNLRKQGIQPPVIDRYTEVRTLPSLTRDPDDADQKSAPKGSMEHLLDPTATTTTPSTDVDLKDRNKYCALCAASFNNPQMALQHYNGRKHQRNQARQELLKELGDDVQQANSLMCQMCSVQFNSVQMYQAHMQGNKHQIREKKVVDLCKSQQKDYNTFADELADYIQVQKVRGIIPKASQVLPLADTQKEDEEEEEEEEALNKGDIIQLNKPMPNLPPTSNPSHHPRPGCYYPVEGWRPPYEGPAWPSRGWDYNCPPPVLPGSDSPLFTSRPTKRRRHRKQSSSSSYTTSSSYSSSYSSSTSDSDDSEYRRRGKRRIRRSRRERDRRARHEDSDKEEKRRKRRRRERDNDSEERRREESGESEQERRRKKQKNHGERRRREKKSREEDSEAEGGERVMDNSMPKDTMGNRKETDVRIQAEMNVEHGEDGQDKPAKPKYRKEKKKTKEKVDTRTEEEKLWDDSILGC, from the exons ATGAACAAAGAGTCCACAGCACCCCAG CGGACCATGACTACTAATAAGAACCATTTCTGTGAGCTGTGTAACATGGTGTTTAGTTCCCACGTGGTGGCAAGATCACACTATGAAGGCAAAGTCCATGCAAAAAATCTGCGTAAACAAGGCATTCAGCCCCCAG TTatagacaggtacacggaggtGCGTACTTTACCAAGTCTGACTCGGGATCCTGATGATGCTGACCAGAAATCAGCCCCAAAAGGTAGCATGGAGCATCTTCTGGACCCAACAGCCACCACAACTACCCCCAGCACAGACGTTGATCTGAAGGACCGTAACAAGTACTGTGCCCTGTGCGCTGCTTCCTTCAACAATCCCCAAATGGCTTTGCAGCACTACAATGGACGCAAACACCAGAGGAATCAGGCTAGACAGGAGCTGCTCAAAGAGCTCGGAGACGATGTCCAACAAG CCAACTCCCTGATGTGTCAGATGTGTAGCGTGCAATTTAATTCTGTGCAGATGTACCAGGCCCACATGCAGGGAAACAAACACCAGATTAG GGAGAAGAAGGTTGTTGACCTGTGCAAATCCCAACAAAAAGACTACAACACGTTTGCAGATGAACTGGCAGATTACATTCAGGTTCAGAAGGTGCGTGGAATCATCCCCAAGGCCAGTCAAGTCCTCCCTCTGGCTGACACTCAAAAAGAggatgaggaagaagaagaagaggaggaagcattaAACAAGGGGGATATCATACAACTGAACAAACCTATGCCCAACCTCCCTCCCACCTCTAACCCTTCTCATCACCCCCGCCCCGGTTGTTACTATCCAGTTGAAGGGTGGCGTCCTCCATATGAGGGCCCTGCCTGGCCGTCCCGTGGCTGGGATTACAACTGCCCTCCTCCAGTCCTCCCAGGCTCAGACTCTCCACTGTTCACTAGTCGGCCCACAAAGAGAAGGAGGCACAGGAAGCAGTCAAGCTCCTCCTCGTATACTACTTCATCATCTTACTCCTCCTCCTATAGCAGCAGCACAAGTGACAGTGACGACAGTGAATACAGACGCAGAGGAAAGAGACGGATTAGAAGATCCAGGAGGGAAAGAGACAGGAGGGCAAGACATGAGGACTCAGacaaggaggagaagaggaggaagcgaCGGAGGAGGGAAAGAGATAATGactcagaggagaggagaagagaggaatcTGGAGAGTCAGagcaagagaggaggagaaaaaagcaaaaaaatcaCGGCGAGCGGAGAAGGCGAGAAAAGAAATCCCGGGAGGAGGACTCTGAGGCGGAAGGAGGGGAAAGGGTGATGGACAATTCAATGCCAAAAGACACGATGGGCAATAGAAAAGAGACTGACGTGCGTATTCAGGCTGAAATGAATGTTGAGCATGGGGAAGATGGACAGGACAAGCCAGCCAAACCTAAATAcaggaaagagaagaagaaaacaaaggagAAAGTAGACACTaggacagaggaggagaagctGTGGGATGACTCCATTCTGGGCTGTTAA
- the zmat1 gene encoding zinc finger matrin-type protein 1 isoform X1, which yields MDGKSVCTPLLAESEAQNNTTSTPNAASVTDADKVINTKIDSTQVKGDTSEEELLKALLTDDYCHVCEAVLLFESQRLSHYEGKKHAQRLKVYLQAKRGEKMNKESTAPQRTMTTNKNHFCELCNMVFSSHVVARSHYEGKVHAKNLRKQGIQPPVIDRYTEVRTLPSLTRDPDDADQKSAPKGSMEHLLDPTATTTTPSTDVDLKDRNKYCALCAASFNNPQMALQHYNGRKHQRNQARQELLKELGDDVQQANSLMCQMCSVQFNSVQMYQAHMQGNKHQIREKKVVDLCKSQQKDYNTFADELADYIQVQKVRGIIPKASQVLPLADTQKEDEEEEEEEEALNKGDIIQLNKPMPNLPPTSNPSHHPRPGCYYPVEGWRPPYEGPAWPSRGWDYNCPPPVLPGSDSPLFTSRPTKRRRHRKQSSSSSYTTSSSYSSSYSSSTSDSDDSEYRRRGKRRIRRSRRERDRRARHEDSDKEEKRRKRRRRERDNDSEERRREESGESEQERRRKKQKNHGERRRREKKSREEDSEAEGGERVMDNSMPKDTMGNRKETDVRIQAEMNVEHGEDGQDKPAKPKYRKEKKKTKEKVDTRTEEEKLWDDSILGC from the exons ATGGACGGCAAAAGTGTCTGTACTCCGCTGCTTGCGGAGTCAGAAGCTCAAAATAACACTACTAGTACCCCTAACGCGGCTTCTGTCACAGATGCTGACAAAGTAATAAACACTAAAATAGATAGTACCCAGGTTAAAG GAGACACGAGTGAAGAGGAGCTACTAAAGGCTCTCCTCACCGACGACTACTGCCATGTGTGTGAGGCTGTGCTGCTCTTTGAATCTCAGCGGCTGTCCCACTATGAG GGAAAAAAACACGCTCAGAGACTCAAGGTGTACCTGCAGGCCAAGAGAGGTGAAAAGATGAACAAAGAGTCCACAGCACCCCAG CGGACCATGACTACTAATAAGAACCATTTCTGTGAGCTGTGTAACATGGTGTTTAGTTCCCACGTGGTGGCAAGATCACACTATGAAGGCAAAGTCCATGCAAAAAATCTGCGTAAACAAGGCATTCAGCCCCCAG TTatagacaggtacacggaggtGCGTACTTTACCAAGTCTGACTCGGGATCCTGATGATGCTGACCAGAAATCAGCCCCAAAAGGTAGCATGGAGCATCTTCTGGACCCAACAGCCACCACAACTACCCCCAGCACAGACGTTGATCTGAAGGACCGTAACAAGTACTGTGCCCTGTGCGCTGCTTCCTTCAACAATCCCCAAATGGCTTTGCAGCACTACAATGGACGCAAACACCAGAGGAATCAGGCTAGACAGGAGCTGCTCAAAGAGCTCGGAGACGATGTCCAACAAG CCAACTCCCTGATGTGTCAGATGTGTAGCGTGCAATTTAATTCTGTGCAGATGTACCAGGCCCACATGCAGGGAAACAAACACCAGATTAG GGAGAAGAAGGTTGTTGACCTGTGCAAATCCCAACAAAAAGACTACAACACGTTTGCAGATGAACTGGCAGATTACATTCAGGTTCAGAAGGTGCGTGGAATCATCCCCAAGGCCAGTCAAGTCCTCCCTCTGGCTGACACTCAAAAAGAggatgaggaagaagaagaagaggaggaagcattaAACAAGGGGGATATCATACAACTGAACAAACCTATGCCCAACCTCCCTCCCACCTCTAACCCTTCTCATCACCCCCGCCCCGGTTGTTACTATCCAGTTGAAGGGTGGCGTCCTCCATATGAGGGCCCTGCCTGGCCGTCCCGTGGCTGGGATTACAACTGCCCTCCTCCAGTCCTCCCAGGCTCAGACTCTCCACTGTTCACTAGTCGGCCCACAAAGAGAAGGAGGCACAGGAAGCAGTCAAGCTCCTCCTCGTATACTACTTCATCATCTTACTCCTCCTCCTATAGCAGCAGCACAAGTGACAGTGACGACAGTGAATACAGACGCAGAGGAAAGAGACGGATTAGAAGATCCAGGAGGGAAAGAGACAGGAGGGCAAGACATGAGGACTCAGacaaggaggagaagaggaggaagcgaCGGAGGAGGGAAAGAGATAATGactcagaggagaggagaagagaggaatcTGGAGAGTCAGagcaagagaggaggagaaaaaagcaaaaaaatcaCGGCGAGCGGAGAAGGCGAGAAAAGAAATCCCGGGAGGAGGACTCTGAGGCGGAAGGAGGGGAAAGGGTGATGGACAATTCAATGCCAAAAGACACGATGGGCAATAGAAAAGAGACTGACGTGCGTATTCAGGCTGAAATGAATGTTGAGCATGGGGAAGATGGACAGGACAAGCCAGCCAAACCTAAATAcaggaaagagaagaagaaaacaaaggagAAAGTAGACACTaggacagaggaggagaagctGTGGGATGACTCCATTCTGGGCTGTTAA
- the gnrh2 gene encoding progonadoliberin-2: MCVSRLVLLLGLLLCVGAQLSNAQHWSHGWYPGGKRELDSFGTSEISEEIKLCEAGECSYLRPQRRSILRNIILDALARELQKRK, encoded by the exons ATGTGTGTGTCTCGACTGGTTTTGCTGCTTGGGCTGCTGCTATGTGTGGGGGCTCAGCTGTCCAATGCCCAGCACTGGTCCCATGGTTGGTACCCTGGAGGCAAGAGAGAGCTGGACTCTTTCGGCACGTCAGAG ATTTCAGAGGAGATTAAGCTGTGTGAGGCAGGAGAATGCAGCTACTTGAGACCCCAGAGGAGGAGTATTCTGAGAAACATTATT TTGGATGCTTTAGCCAGAGAGCTCCAGAAGAGAAAGTGA